In the Acropora muricata isolate sample 2 chromosome 1, ASM3666990v1, whole genome shotgun sequence genome, one interval contains:
- the LOC136920412 gene encoding homeobox protein BarH-like 1 has translation MVESCSNSSFQVYLSTFPRLTAFKRPTPQFRTSSMRSFMIDDILRRDETISSKPHQPIFQLSHTSIIGNNAWNNFSSTRFPVSGTNLEIFHTGPPEPHVLKPSVISSVICPVPKYFRDFIEDSRRFRRTRTVFTRKQLLALEQRFDKEKYLSTHGRNNLAHQLQLTPLQVKTWFQNRRMKWKKEMLKKDPLAVTTRAKGRPKKDEF, from the exons ATGGTTGAAAGTTGCAGTAATTCCAGTTTCCAGGTTTATCTGTCAACTTTTCCGCGTTTGACGGCATTTAAACGACCGACGCCACAATTTCGTACATCATCGATGCGGAGTTTTATGATTGATGATATTCTAAGGAGAGATGAAACTATCAGCTCAAAGCCACACCAACCAATCTTTCAACTCT caCATACATCTATCATTGGAAACAATGCCTGGAACAACTTCTCTTCCACGCGGTTTCCCGTTTCCGGAACAAATCTGGAAATATTTCACACTG GTCCACCGGAACCACATGTATTGAAGCCTTCTGTGATTTCCTCTGTGATTTGCCCTGTACCGAAGTATTTTCGCGATTTCATAGAGGACAGTCGCCGTTTTCGCCGAACGCGCACCGTTTTTACCCGCAAACAGCTTTTGGCCCTGGAACAACGGTTTGACAAAGAGAAATATCTGTCCACTCATGGACGAAACAACTTAGCTCACCAGCTGCAACTCACACCACTTCAAGTTAAGACCTGGTTTCAAAACCGAagaatgaaatggaaaaaagagATGTTGAAGAAAGACCCACTAGCGGTGACCACTCGAGCGAAGGGACGACCCAAGAAAGACGAGTTTTGA
- the LOC136920146 gene encoding contactin-5-like isoform X4: protein MPARIIKASSDHIKVAPLGKGTFLNCVYSGNPAPEVYWTKNGKRLDNKCAFCVHKVQHFYRKSTLRVTPYRDTDFGGYKCRARNKLGFGDITIKLEEDKSQNISQCLRDRILASDPRLRLEFLPRCNSNGSYHVLQCSVHLDKCWCVDQSGHKIADALDDHQGKYCGRREQRDLSTVAAVVMVIGSVLLLLLIAIICYATKRRKHL, encoded by the exons ATGCCTGCTCGTATTATCAAGGCAAGTTCAGATCACATCAAAGTGGCTCCATTAGGGAAAGGAACCTTTTTAAATTGCGTTTATTCTGGGAACCCAGCTCCTGAGGTCTACTGGACAAAAAATGGGAAAAGGCTTGATAACAAGTGTGCTTTTTGCGTACACAAAGTACAACACTTTTACAGAAAGAGTACGTTACGCGTGACACCCTATCGTGACACTGATTTTGGTGGATACAAGTGCAGAGCGAGAAATAAACTGGGATTCGGTGACATCACCATTAAACTTGAAGAGGATAAAAGCCAAA ATATAAGTCAATGTTTACGCGACCGCATCCTTGCAAGTGACCCCAGATTGAGGCTTGAATTTCTGCCTCGATGTAATTCGAATGGTTCGTATCACGTGCTTCAATGTTCTGTCCATTTGGACAAGTGTTGGTGTGTGGACCAATCAGGGCACAAAATCGCGGACGCTCTGGATGATCACCAGGGAAAATATTGTGGTAGAAGAGAACAAAGAG ATTTGAGTACTGTAGCGGCGGTCGTTATGGTCATAGGCAGCGTCTTGTTACTGTTACTCATTGCCATCATATGCTATGCTACGAAAAGGCGGAAGCATCTGTAG
- the LOC136920146 gene encoding contactin-5-like isoform X3: protein MLSIACKKFPCFLPSQMPARIIKASSDHIKVAPLGKGTFLNCVYSGNPAPEVYWTKNGKRLDNKCAFCVHKVQHFYRKSTLRVTPYRDTDFGGYKCRARNKLGFGDITIKLEEDKSQNISQCLRDRILASDPRLRLEFLPRCNSNGSYHVLQCSVHLDKCWCVDQSGHKIADALDDHQGKYCGRREQRDLSTVAAVVMVIGSVLLLLLIAIICYATKRRKHL from the exons atgttgtCAATAGCATGTAAGAAGTTTCcctgct TTTTGCCTTCTCAAATGCCTGCTCGTATTATCAAGGCAAGTTCAGATCACATCAAAGTGGCTCCATTAGGGAAAGGAACCTTTTTAAATTGCGTTTATTCTGGGAACCCAGCTCCTGAGGTCTACTGGACAAAAAATGGGAAAAGGCTTGATAACAAGTGTGCTTTTTGCGTACACAAAGTACAACACTTTTACAGAAAGAGTACGTTACGCGTGACACCCTATCGTGACACTGATTTTGGTGGATACAAGTGCAGAGCGAGAAATAAACTGGGATTCGGTGACATCACCATTAAACTTGAAGAGGATAAAAGCCAAA ATATAAGTCAATGTTTACGCGACCGCATCCTTGCAAGTGACCCCAGATTGAGGCTTGAATTTCTGCCTCGATGTAATTCGAATGGTTCGTATCACGTGCTTCAATGTTCTGTCCATTTGGACAAGTGTTGGTGTGTGGACCAATCAGGGCACAAAATCGCGGACGCTCTGGATGATCACCAGGGAAAATATTGTGGTAGAAGAGAACAAAGAG ATTTGAGTACTGTAGCGGCGGTCGTTATGGTCATAGGCAGCGTCTTGTTACTGTTACTCATTGCCATCATATGCTATGCTACGAAAAGGCGGAAGCATCTGTAG
- the LOC136920146 gene encoding neurofascin-like isoform X2, with protein sequence MKKAPLITLWLFWRFISVLPSQMPARIIKASSDHIKVAPLGKGTFLNCVYSGNPAPEVYWTKNGKRLDNKCAFCVHKVQHFYRKSTLRVTPYRDTDFGGYKCRARNKLGFGDITIKLEEDKSQNISQCLRDRILASDPRLRLEFLPRCNSNGSYHVLQCSVHLDKCWCVDQSGHKIADALDDHQGKYCGRREQRDLSTVAAVVMVIGSVLLLLLIAIICYATKRRKHL encoded by the exons ATGAAAAAAGCACCTTTGATCACTTTATGGTTGTTTTGGCGTTTCATATCAG TTTTGCCTTCTCAAATGCCTGCTCGTATTATCAAGGCAAGTTCAGATCACATCAAAGTGGCTCCATTAGGGAAAGGAACCTTTTTAAATTGCGTTTATTCTGGGAACCCAGCTCCTGAGGTCTACTGGACAAAAAATGGGAAAAGGCTTGATAACAAGTGTGCTTTTTGCGTACACAAAGTACAACACTTTTACAGAAAGAGTACGTTACGCGTGACACCCTATCGTGACACTGATTTTGGTGGATACAAGTGCAGAGCGAGAAATAAACTGGGATTCGGTGACATCACCATTAAACTTGAAGAGGATAAAAGCCAAA ATATAAGTCAATGTTTACGCGACCGCATCCTTGCAAGTGACCCCAGATTGAGGCTTGAATTTCTGCCTCGATGTAATTCGAATGGTTCGTATCACGTGCTTCAATGTTCTGTCCATTTGGACAAGTGTTGGTGTGTGGACCAATCAGGGCACAAAATCGCGGACGCTCTGGATGATCACCAGGGAAAATATTGTGGTAGAAGAGAACAAAGAG ATTTGAGTACTGTAGCGGCGGTCGTTATGGTCATAGGCAGCGTCTTGTTACTGTTACTCATTGCCATCATATGCTATGCTACGAAAAGGCGGAAGCATCTGTAG
- the LOC136920146 gene encoding contactin-5-like isoform X1 encodes MKKAPLITLWLFWRFISVFLNMFVVLPSQMPARIIKASSDHIKVAPLGKGTFLNCVYSGNPAPEVYWTKNGKRLDNKCAFCVHKVQHFYRKSTLRVTPYRDTDFGGYKCRARNKLGFGDITIKLEEDKSQNISQCLRDRILASDPRLRLEFLPRCNSNGSYHVLQCSVHLDKCWCVDQSGHKIADALDDHQGKYCGRREQRDLSTVAAVVMVIGSVLLLLLIAIICYATKRRKHL; translated from the exons ATGAAAAAAGCACCTTTGATCACTTTATGGTTGTTTTGGCGTTTCATATCAG TCTTTCTCAATATGTTTGTAGTTTTGCCTTCTCAAATGCCTGCTCGTATTATCAAGGCAAGTTCAGATCACATCAAAGTGGCTCCATTAGGGAAAGGAACCTTTTTAAATTGCGTTTATTCTGGGAACCCAGCTCCTGAGGTCTACTGGACAAAAAATGGGAAAAGGCTTGATAACAAGTGTGCTTTTTGCGTACACAAAGTACAACACTTTTACAGAAAGAGTACGTTACGCGTGACACCCTATCGTGACACTGATTTTGGTGGATACAAGTGCAGAGCGAGAAATAAACTGGGATTCGGTGACATCACCATTAAACTTGAAGAGGATAAAAGCCAAA ATATAAGTCAATGTTTACGCGACCGCATCCTTGCAAGTGACCCCAGATTGAGGCTTGAATTTCTGCCTCGATGTAATTCGAATGGTTCGTATCACGTGCTTCAATGTTCTGTCCATTTGGACAAGTGTTGGTGTGTGGACCAATCAGGGCACAAAATCGCGGACGCTCTGGATGATCACCAGGGAAAATATTGTGGTAGAAGAGAACAAAGAG ATTTGAGTACTGTAGCGGCGGTCGTTATGGTCATAGGCAGCGTCTTGTTACTGTTACTCATTGCCATCATATGCTATGCTACGAAAAGGCGGAAGCATCTGTAG